aagtttcttttatattttacaactttctaaacatatatatgtttgttcTTGTTGTTTTGGATTGTGCCAATATCCCAAAACTCAGACATTAgttgtttctttctctttttgtttttattgttagaTTTCTGATTATTCTAATTATTTCCACTTAATTTTTAGGAGTATAGTTTCGAGATTTTGGAAAGTAACCCCCAATTTCCTTATTGTATAAGATATTCCtctgtaaataaataaatcttataaaacTACAATCAAAGAATGCTGGCATTTTTGCGGGAGAAGaacatagaaaagaaaataaaagaaaaaacaataagagcaaagGGCTATAATTACATGGGCTGAACTTCTAATGGTCTCCAGATCCAGAAGGCAGAAACAGAAGGTCTTTTTACAAATGACCCATAATGGTAGTAGTTTTATAATCACTATGGCCACCATTTGATCAGAATCTGAAACATCTTTTGTGATCAACAGCCACCATCAGTTCCTCCTCCCGCTCCACCGCCGCCGCCACAACCTCCccctcctcctccaccacctCCAAAATCCCCTCCGCCGCCACAACCTCCCCCTCCTCCTCCACTACCTCCAAAATCCCCTCCGCAGCCAAAACCTCCCCCTCCTCCTCCGCCACCTCCAAAATCCCCTCCTCCacaacctccacctccacctccaccaacATCTCCTCCTGATCCCCAGCCAGCTTCAAGCGCCCCCGCACCATCATCACCGCCACCTATGTCTTGTACGCCTCCACCAACAAAACCACCACCTCCAAAATGACCATTACCATACTCCGTTTTCCCAGAACCTGCACGTCCTCTACACAAGAAACTCAGAATCATAAATATCAAGATCATCGACCCAAAAACGGCTGGGATAATTATAAAGGTCTTATCCATCTTCTAGCAAATTAAATCAAAGTCAAGGATATAAACTCCTCGCAGCTAGGCTTCCTTTTATATGTACCGAAGGGAGGAATCGTGGTCTGACTTTCGAAATAGAAGTTTATTATTGACGGCTTCAAACATTCTCTCTGTGGAAATATTTGACCAACGCTTAAAGAGAGGGTGCTGTTCGGAGACATGAAAAGCTGGTCTgcttaatttgaatttttcagAGTTCATTTTTATGAAGCAAGGATTCTCTTTTTGCAGATGTTCAAATAAAAACATGGACTGGTTTACGTGCAAGTGCCGGTATTCTCACTTCTCACGATACGCGCAAATGGACTTTTAATGGGCACCAAGTCGGGCTAGAAAACTAAACtcgttctttctttctttcttaggATGAAAATAtcatactaaattactaatagatatAGCAACCTGTTGCTGAGAAAAACGAGGAAAATTAAACCGGGAATCTCACGAGTGCACAACGAAGCCGCGTGGCCAGCTCGATCCGATCCAAAATAAGCAACCCGATTAAAAACGTTTTAAAAATCGGAAAATTTTCgattatattttgaattaattaaaaaatgttttaaacaacGCAGTTaaaatttgattgaaaataaaaataaatacagaagTAAAATGGGAAGCAGGTCGGGATGAAATTCGGCCGGACAATTACAGTTTGGAATTATTCTTTTCGACCAAAAATAAACATGGGTCAGGTCGGAATTAAGTAAAATTTTCGATATTCAATTATCCAGCAGCATTATCCGAATTAATCGAAATATGTCTTCAACGACCTCATTAAActttgattaaaataaattcgGGCCGGATCGAAAAAGCAAACTTTTTGCCCATTTGGGTCGATCGGGTGAACAACCCTGATACTTTGAGATAAAACAaatgagaaaattttaaataaaaactttatatCACACACCTCCATTTAGtcaatatgtgatttattattttttctcttctatcttaatacttaaaatatgttTGTGTAAATAGAAATAccaaaatgacaaatcacaaaTTGGTTAAATGGAGGCATGTGGTGTACTAAAGCTTCATTGTAGAATAACTTTAAAAGATTATTGGGACTCCAATATAATGAAAAGGACATATccacaaaacttaaaaaagtacCTTACAAATTAACCATTTaacactagtatatatataagcgAGTCCTAGGTTTCGATCCACCTTATTTTCCAATTACTAGAAGACACAAACGGTGGAAACCGTTATAGTACTGTCCTATCAGAGCCAAACTCAGCACACATTTAGTGAAAATTAACAAAGTTGAGCTCCAATTCTAAAGAACAAACAACTAGTACTATAAGAATTAACTAATAAGATGGTTACCCTCCCAGCCCCCTGGGCTTGTATCCATTGGGTGTTCCTGTTGCTATATATAGAGAATATTCTTCACAACAAATAGATGAAAGGAGGattgatgaaatgaaaatgttaGCAACCAATAAGAGAAAAAgtacaacaaaaattaaaattattcacAGACAATACAAGATTTACGTAGTTCAACAATATATTTAACTCTACAGAAGTatagagaattttatttaaataataataaaaaatagtgtgATGGTCGTACAAAGAtttattacaatatataataaatcataattAGCAGACCGGGTTGGATTAGGAGcgaaaatagtcattttagtTGCAAAATAATGatcacaaaaattcatttttcttaaaatgagCCAAAAGTAATCATtgaaaatctattaaaaaatcgCATTGGATCATTTTCAAGTTAGGTCATTAAGCCGGCCGCAACAAACATGATAACTAGGCATACAGAAGCCCAGCAGAAAATGATTTGAGAGGCTTTATATTAGGACGAAGTGGAAAGATCCACGAAGTGGGAATCACATAAAAAGATAGTTTGGTTGAGTTTTGTTCAAGATGTTGAGCcatcaaataaaagaatatgacACCGAAATGACGAGTGCTGCACAACATCTTTGGGGGAGAGTTCTTATACAAAGGAGTAATGCATCTTTGGGGGATAAACTAGCTGCTAGCATGCATCGCGATCCTAGTTTTAGCCAATCGTAGAAATATAGTCTATCGaagaacaaaaatcaaagtaatAGACTAACTAAATTAATACAAGCAGTTCTGATAACAATAACCATTATATCAAAGCAGTACATAAAAGACCAATTTAATACATTAACTACAATAATTTATGCAGCAcgagtagatatatatatatatatatatatatataaagagttaGTCTATGTACCGTTCCTATTTGGAAACTGCTCACATAAGCTTAtacatttatctttaaaaaaattttaaaattacaataatatactttttaaaatgttcctttttccccttttgTCCCAATACATCAATGGCCTGCACACGTAATCCTTCACTTGAgactgtaaatagaattttttatatataaaataaaaaatactagcACGCTATGGTGCACACCAAATGAGCATTCCAAATATGCACACACACCAATGCAaatgactttttcttttttctctttcttttaagcattttttaagtATACTTAAtcgttaaggaaaaaaaaaacaatttcattaatattcactttcttgatcatcaagaaaaaaaaaattaaaatatatgaattgaCACATTTGATGAGCATTTTTGAGAGTACtcataccatcattttttttaaaaaaaatatgtatatatatatatttatataatgagGGACGTGGCATAAACTACATGCAAGGCACCAATAGACATTAGGTAACCTAATTACAGAAAAAGTAATGATACTCATCATCTTAGTACTCAACATCTCAAGATGTGATATTAgattattgaaaattatttattatatttcacttgtgaacctattatttaatgtcacatcatggaatgatgaaaaaatgataagaaaagcGATGATGAATATATGTTTACTTACAGAAAAGCCAAACATAGATTACAAAAGCTGACCACCAATTGATCTTAGCAGCCATACACCCACCAATACAAACTCCTCAATCACCAGTACCACAATCTTCTCCGCCACCATCACCTCTTCCTCCACCATCATTGTTAGCAACATCAGCATTGATTGTGCATGGTAATAGTTTTCCAAAGATCAAGTTCAAAAGAATGGATTGATACAGCAACCCTGGAGGAAAATAGTATGAGAAAGAACTTCAAGCCTTCATTCATCCTGCGTTTTCGTATCCCACAACGTGCGAATTCAAACAATTAGGTTGTCAGTggatttaattcattttagaGATTGTTTGGATGACTAAATGAAATCATGTCTTATCTCAAAAGAAGTTTGAAACATTAGATCCATGTGGTATTTTATATTCGAGGGCTGCTAGAGACACAAAAAAATTCCACAAAGGGATCTCACACACTGATACAGTACACTATCAATGTGCCACGTgtcatcattttttctttttcttattctttttttattcttattgcgtttctgtgacacccccaactcccacgtatggaAATGCGGGAGCCGAGGCCttaggatgatgacaacacaagtCATGCACCCCAACGACAAATGCTAaatgtgtgcacatgcaacacgtgtaaaaCAAAAGATGCAGCAGATAATTTAAGTCAATCAACTAAATacaaaaattgtttaaatacaatttttcttaaataaaagtatttcaaaTGTATTACAGTTATCCGAAGAAAAGTAATACAACACAAATACAAGAACCAAAAACGAGAAAACAAATCCCAATATATGAGCAAGTGACACCAAATCACTCATCCAACGGAACCGCATCCTCAGGTTCAACCTTCTCatcatctacatcaaaatctacggtctCAATAAACGGTACcataggtaagtaat
This genomic interval from Carya illinoinensis cultivar Pawnee chromosome 10, C.illinoinensisPawnee_v1, whole genome shotgun sequence contains the following:
- the LOC122278683 gene encoding glycine-rich protein 5-like — protein: MDKTFIIIPAVFGSMILIFMILSFLCRGRAGSGKTEYGNGHFGGGGFVGGGVQDIGGGDDGAGALEAGWGSGGDVGGGGGGGCGGGDFGGGGGGGGGFGCGGDFGGSGGGGGGCGGGGDFGGGGGGGGGCGGGGGAGGGTDGGC